The following are from one region of the Microbacterium sp. cx-55 genome:
- a CDS encoding ABC transporter permease, with amino-acid sequence MTLPPAVQHPQMEEPGRAGGLLDVFRRRYLLSLIVRKEVQIRYRGSVLGWLWSYVKPLVQFVVFYLAIGVFLGMNDRVEYFPIYLLAGNTVVTFFNEAFSNGTRSLVDNSALIKKIYLPREMFPVSSMLIAAVNTLPQIAVLIVISLFFGWLPSLAHIAAVLLALAIVAMLATGLGLLFGAINVTFRDAQSFVEIITMCAVWASPVMYQWEMVAQKVPEWLFVLYRLNPLTPAIELFHYGIWYPLDPAGGQLLPGLWTFAGIAAAVSFGFMVIGQIVFRRLEGRFAQDL; translated from the coding sequence ATGACACTTCCGCCTGCTGTGCAGCACCCACAGATGGAAGAACCAGGGCGCGCCGGTGGACTCCTCGACGTCTTCCGAAGGCGCTATCTGCTCTCTTTGATCGTGCGCAAAGAAGTCCAGATCCGCTACCGGGGATCGGTGCTCGGTTGGCTCTGGTCCTACGTCAAACCGCTGGTCCAGTTCGTCGTCTTCTACCTGGCCATCGGCGTGTTTCTCGGGATGAACGACAGGGTTGAGTATTTCCCGATCTACCTACTCGCCGGCAACACAGTCGTCACGTTCTTCAATGAGGCGTTCTCTAACGGCACCCGCTCGCTGGTGGACAACTCTGCGCTGATCAAGAAGATTTATCTGCCGCGCGAGATGTTCCCGGTATCGAGCATGCTCATCGCCGCGGTGAACACGCTCCCGCAGATCGCGGTGCTGATCGTCATCTCCCTGTTCTTCGGGTGGCTGCCCTCGCTCGCGCACATCGCCGCAGTCCTCCTGGCGCTCGCCATCGTCGCCATGCTGGCAACGGGGCTAGGGCTCCTGTTCGGGGCGATCAACGTCACCTTCCGCGACGCTCAAAGCTTCGTCGAGATCATCACGATGTGCGCTGTCTGGGCCTCACCGGTGATGTATCAATGGGAGATGGTGGCACAGAAGGTGCCGGAGTGGCTCTTCGTGCTGTATCGGTTGAACCCCCTCACACCCGCGATCGAACTGTTCCACTACGGAATCTGGTACCCGCTCGACCCGGCCGGCGGTCAGCTCCTGCCAGGTCTCTGGACCTTTGCGGGCATCGCTGCCGCCGTGTCCTTCGGCTTCATGGTGATCGGCCAGATCGTCTTCCGCCGATTGGAGGGGCGTTTTGCCCAAGACCTCTGA